In a genomic window of Deltaproteobacteria bacterium:
- a CDS encoding endonuclease III domain-containing protein, translating into MLDALGPSKWWPGQTPIEIALGAILTQNTNWSNVEKAMANLRDQDLLDARALAALPETELAELIRPSGSYRVKAKRVRNFLAFLDDHADLDLERLKAQDTASLREDLLGVSGIGPETADSILLYALDHPSFVVDAYTRRILNRHMLVPEDIGYAELRAFFMDVLPPDTRLFNEFHALVVRTAKTWCAKKRGHCDDCPLAVFLP; encoded by the coding sequence ATGCTCGATGCCCTTGGCCCCAGCAAATGGTGGCCGGGACAGACGCCCATCGAAATCGCCCTGGGCGCCATCCTGACCCAGAACACGAACTGGTCCAATGTCGAAAAGGCCATGGCCAACCTGCGTGACCAGGATCTGCTCGACGCCAGGGCGCTGGCCGCCCTGCCCGAGACGGAGCTGGCCGAGCTGATCCGCCCATCCGGGTCGTACCGGGTCAAGGCCAAACGGGTCCGCAACTTTCTTGCTTTTCTCGATGACCACGCCGACCTGGACCTGGAACGCCTCAAAGCCCAAGACACCGCCTCCCTGCGCGAGGATCTGCTCGGCGTTTCGGGTATCGGGCCGGAGACGGCCGACTCCATCCTGCTCTACGCCCTGGACCACCCAAGTTTCGTGGTCGACGCCTATACCCGGCGCATCCTGAACCGGCACATGCTGGTACCCGAGGACATTGGTTACGCCGAGCTCCGCGCCTTTTTCATGGACGTGCTGCCTCCCGACACCCGCCTGTTCAATGAATTCCACGCCCTTGTCGTGCGTACCGCCAAAACGTGGTGCGCCAAGAAACGTGGCCACTGCGACGACTGCCCCCTGGCGGTCTTCCTGCCCTAG